Proteins encoded in a region of the Raphanus sativus cultivar WK10039 chromosome 8, ASM80110v3, whole genome shotgun sequence genome:
- the LOC130499063 gene encoding secreted RxLR effector protein 161-like, with protein sequence MEDVPYSSAVGSLMYAMVGSRPDLAYAVGMGCRYMSQPGREHWSAVKWIMRYIRGALKVNLSFKKGEDFKIRGYCDSDYATDRDCSRSITGYIYTVGGNTVSWRSSLQKVVALSTTEAEYMALSDAVREGIWLKGICEELKLNSGAVEVHCDSQSAIYLARNFVYREKTKHIATKYNFIRDIIADGIVELRKIHTSVNPADMLTKVLPEEKFEGCLAKLGVMEA encoded by the coding sequence ATGGAGGATGTACCTTATTCAAGCGCGGTGGGAAGCCTTATGTATGCCATGGTTGGTTCCAGACCGGACCTTGCTTACGCTGTTGGAATGGGATGTCGTTACATGAGTCAACCTGGAAGGGAGCATTGGTCAGCTGTGAAATGGATAATGCGATATATTAGAGGAGCGTTGAAGGTGAACTTATCTTTCAAAAAGGGAGAAGACTTCAAGATTCGAGGGTACTGCGATTCGGACTATGCTACTGACAGAGATTGCAGCAGGTCTATCACTGGATACATTTATACTGTTGGTGGTAACACGGTGAGCTGGAGGTCGTCGCTGCAGAAGGTAGTGGCTTTGTCCACTACAGAAGCAGAATACATGGCACTGTCAGATGCAGTTCGAGAGGGTATCTGGTTAAAAGGAATATGTGAGGAGCTGAAGCTAAACAGTGGAGCAGTAGAAGTTCATTGCGACTCTCAGAGTGCTATCTACCTAGCAAGAAACTTTGTCTACCGAGAGAAGACTAAGCACATAGCGACGAAGTACAATTTCATCAGAGACATAATTGCAGATGGAATTGTAGAGCTACGGAAGATTCACACGTCAGTGAATCCTGCTGATATGTTAACAAAGGTATTACCTGAAGAGAAGTTCGAAGGATGCTTAGCAAAGCTAGGCGTCATGGAAGCTTGA
- the LOC130499064 gene encoding uncharacterized protein LOC130499064 gives MVQKIFMFEGFLKLGNRYTQARVIEKMDPTRGKFEIEKFDGKGDFGLWKFKMLAQLEIQGLLSVLKEETTSTSDGQKADDDDEVDVKKDVKKAEKDLRVRSLLSVCLSDVILRKIMHETTALSMWKALEKDYQTKSLPNRIYLKKKFSCYKREEDKSMEENFDLFLKLIDDLASIKVTISDEDQAIQLPQAYRQSMNH, from the exons ATGGTTCAAAAGATTTTCATGTTTGAAGGTTTTCTAAAGCTGG GTAACAGGTACACGCAAGCGAGGGTCATCGAGAAGATGGATCCTACGCGAGGAAAGTTTGAGATCGAGAAGTTCGATGGGAAGGGAGATTTCGGCTTATGGAAGTTCAAGATGCTGGCTCAGTTAGAGATTCAAGGCTTACTATCGGTCCTCAAGGAGGAAACTACGTCAACATCTGATGGACAAAAGGCGGATGATGACGACGAAGTTGACGTAAAGAAGGACGTCAAGAAAGCAGAGAAGGACCTACGCGTCAGAAGCCTACTTAGCGTATGCTTGAGTGACGTGATTCTAAGGAAGATCATGCACGAGACGACTGCCTTGAGCATGTGGAAAGCATTGGAGAAGGACTATCAAACCAAGTCGCTACCAAACAGGATCTACCTCAAGAAGAAGTTTTCCTGCTACAAAAGGGAGGAGGACAAATCGATGgaagaaaattttgatttgtttctgaAGCTGATTGATGATCTAGCTAGCATCAAGGTGACCATATCAGATGAAGACCAGGCGATTCAGCTACCTCAAGCTTACCGCCAGTCTATGAACCATTAG
- the LOC108820263 gene encoding LOW QUALITY PROTEIN: WAT1-related protein At1g43650-like (The sequence of the model RefSeq protein was modified relative to this genomic sequence to represent the inferred CDS: inserted 2 bases in 1 codon), translating to MMMKHKANMAMVFVQIXYAGMPLLSKVAISQGTNPFVFVFYRQAFAALALSPFAFFLESAKSSPLSFFLLLKIFMISLCGLTLSLNLFYVAIDNTTATFAAATTNAIPSITFVLAFLFRLETVTLKKSYGLAKVFGSMVGMLGALVFAFVKGPSLINHDSNKTIPNKAIPSTKNSVKGSITMLAANTCWCLWIVLQSKVMKEYTAKLRLVTLQCVFSCMQTAVWALAVNRSPSVWKIEFGLPLLSMAYCGIMVTGFTYWLQVWAIEKKGPVFTALYTPLALIITCIVSSFLFKETLYLGSVCGAFLLVCGLYIGLWGKTKEDEEQKYGEKQILQETKGEMIV from the exons ATGATGATGAAGCACAAAGCCAACATGGCAATGGTGTTTGTACAGAT ATACGCAGGAATGCCATTGCTCTCAAAAGTGGCCATCTCTCAAGGGACCAACccttttgtctttgttttctaCCGACAAGCCTTCGCTGCTCTGGCGTTGTCCCCTTTCGCATTCTTCCTTGAAAG cgCCAAATCATCCCCTCtgtccttcttcttgctgctgAAAATTTTCATGATCTCCTTATGCGG ACTCACGCTAAGTCTTAACCTCTTCTATGTGGCCATCGACAACACCACTGCCACCTTTGCAGCAGCAACCACCAACGCCATTCCCTCTATCACCTTCGTATTGGCTTTTCTTTTCAG ATTAGAGACGGTGACGTTAAAGAAGTCATACGGACTGGCGAAAGTATTTGGTTCGATGGTAGGTATGTTGGGCGCACTAGTGTTCGCATTTGTGAAAGGGCCAAGTTTGATCAATCATGACAGCAACAAGACCATTCCAAACAAGGCCATTCCATCAACAAAAAATTCAGTAAAAGGATCCATCACTATGCTTGCCGCCAATACCTGCTGGTGTTTGTGGATTGTATTGCAG AGCAAGGTGATGAAAGAATACACAGCTAAGTTGCGACTGGTAACACTTCAATGCGTCTTCAGTTGTATGCAAACCGCAGTTTGGGCACTCGCAGTGAATAGAAGTCCATCAGTTTGGAAGATCGAATTTGGCTTACCTCTTCTATCAATGGCTTATTGT GGAATTATGGTAACTGGATTCACATATTGGTTACAAGTATGGGCTATAGAGAAGAAAGGACCAGTATTCACTGCACTCTACACTCCTTTAGCTCTCATCATTACATGCATCGTCTCGTCTTTCCTTTTTAAGGAAACCCTCTATCTTGGAAG TGTTTGTGGAGCCTTTCTGTTGGTGTGTGGACTATACATTGGTCTTTGGGGTAAAACTAAAGAAGACGAAGAACAAAAATATGGTGAGAAGCAAATCCTACAAGAGACTAAAGGAGAGATGATTGTCTAA
- the LOC108820379 gene encoding protein ROH1-like, with amino-acid sequence MPETDLSFGRSLLSLRRDQVHLMDPTEPMSMEVELDSFQRQVAEKFIDLNASANDDELLSLEWIGKLLDSFLCCQEEFRVIIFNHKSQLLKQPMDRLIEDYFERSVKALDVCNAIRDGIELIGQWQKLIEIIICALDASHGQLGEGEIQRAKKALIDLAIGMLDEKDSSNSLAQRNRSFTRNKDNNQHIGYLRSLSWSVSRSWSASKQLQGIGNNLATPRASDVMATNGLALTVYTMTSILLFVMWVLVAAIPCQDRGLQVHFYFPRHFQWAVPVMFLHDKIMDESKKRDKKKACGLLKEINLMEKNSKMLSELIDSDNFSLTDDNGLEVKERVEELMQVRESVKEGLDPFERKVRDVFHRIVRSRTEALDSLGKVHDQE; translated from the coding sequence ATGCCAGAGACGGATTTATCGTTTGGGAGGTCATTACTAAGTTTGCGTCGGGACCAAGTGCACTTAATGGACCCAACCGAACCTATGAGCATGGAGGTGGAATTAGATTCTTTTCAGAGACAAGTTGCTGAGAAATTTATTGACCTCAACGCCTCTGCGAATGACGATGAGCTCCTCTCACTTGAATGGATAGGAAAACTTCTTGATTCGTTTCTTTGTTGCCAAGAAGAATTTCGAGTTATAATATTCAACCACAAGTCTCAGCTTCTCAAACAGCCAATGGACCGATTGATAGAAGATTACTTCGAGAGGAGCGTCAAAGCTCTTGACGTATGCAATGCGATTCGTGATGGGATTGAGTTGATCGGGCAATGGCAAAAACTAATTGAAATCATAATATGCGCTTTGGACGCGAGCCATGGACAGCTCGGTGAAGGGGAAATCCAACGTGCTAAGAAAGCTTTGATTGATTTAGCCATTGGGATGCTAGATGAGAAAGATTCTTCTAACTCATTGGCCCAGCGTAACCGTTCTTTCACACGTAACAAGGACAATAATCAACACATTGGCTATTTAAGGTCACTTTCTTGGAGCGTGTCCCGGTCTTGGTCAGCCTCAAAGCAGTTACAAGGAATAGGAAATAACTTGGCCACACCTCGAGCTAGCGATGTCATGGCTACTAATGGTTTAGCCCTAACAGTATACACAATGACATCAATATTGTTGTTTGTTATGTGGGTTCTTGTGGCCGCTATACCTTGCCAAGACCGTGGTTTACAAGTGCATTTTTACTTCCCAAGGCATTTCCAATGGGCAGTACCAGTGATGTTCTTGCACGATAAAATCATGGATGAATCaaagaaaagagataaaaaGAAGGCATGTGGATTGCTTAAAGAGATTAATCTAATGGAGAAAAACTCGAAAATGTTAAGTGAACTGATTGATTCAGATAACTTCTCATTAACTGATGATAATGGGTTAGAAGTGAAGGAGAGAGTGGAAGAGTTGATGCAAGTACGTGAATCTGTGAAAGAGGGTTTGGATCCATTTGAAAGGAAAGTTAGAGACGTTTTCCACAGGATTGTTCGTAGCCGCACTGAGGCTCTTGATTCCCTTGGAAAGGTACATGATCAAGAATAG